A region of Vibrio chagasii DNA encodes the following proteins:
- the yqfB gene encoding N(4)-acetylcytidine aminohydrolase, whose protein sequence is MTAPTTMTFFERFEADILSGKKTITIRDESERDYQPGSVVEVSTLEEGRVFCNLKIISVEPILFDELGEFHAQQENMTLQVLKDVIQDIYPGISQLYVVSYELV, encoded by the coding sequence ATGACCGCACCAACCACTATGACGTTCTTCGAACGTTTTGAAGCTGACATCCTTTCTGGCAAAAAGACCATCACCATTCGCGATGAATCAGAGCGTGATTACCAACCGGGTAGCGTTGTTGAAGTATCAACGTTAGAAGAAGGGCGCGTATTCTGTAATCTCAAGATCATCAGCGTAGAACCGATTTTGTTTGATGAGCTGGGTGAGTTTCATGCACAACAAGAGAACATGACGCTGCAAGTGTTGAAAGATGTGATTCAAGATATCTACCCAGGTATCTCTCAGCTTTACGTCGTTTCTTACGAGCTGGTTTAA
- a CDS encoding ATP-binding cassette domain-containing protein produces MPTILANNLSFQLDTGEWLFKDITFNLNSRLTGLVGRNGAGKSLLLSLLTGQTQPTSGSLSRQGSIGFYSQLPSELLDSTISIADFLGITKKLNALHAIEQGSCELQHFDIVGDGWDLQENTQRLLANLKITSELATPCNTLSGGQLALLQLHQLFTSDHNILILDEPSNHLDSDGRSWLIEQCQQFEGKILMVSHDRSLLRHMEGIYHLNSLGLRFYKGNYDDYFKQMSNQADALDKQIAHHQSEKRRLERQAQANKEKAQQREAQGNRLRKSGSQPKILLDAMKDKAGRTQAASATNQSNLKEQNLDKLQSLKEQKEQLKPQALYLQQSNSKKKNALLTVEDCRLEYGSGTAINFSLSQGERCYLSGANGCGKSTLLKAIHNEHSHYTGTIKRLGATVYLDQHFGLLDTQNTMFDSLMTHSDGLTESEARTLLAGIGFRRDSVYRKVAHLSGGEKMKLAMLIVSHKQDSPLLLLDEPDNHLDIDSKQILASALREYQGAFILVSHDLDFVEEVSVSHMRIQL; encoded by the coding sequence ATGCCTACTATCTTAGCCAATAATCTCTCATTTCAGCTCGATACTGGTGAGTGGCTATTTAAAGACATCACCTTCAATTTGAACTCGCGACTGACTGGCTTGGTTGGAAGAAACGGAGCCGGAAAGTCGTTGCTACTTTCATTACTCACAGGGCAAACACAGCCGACATCTGGGAGTTTGTCTAGACAAGGCTCGATTGGTTTCTACTCACAATTGCCCTCAGAACTTTTGGATAGCACGATCAGCATTGCTGATTTCTTAGGTATCACGAAGAAACTCAATGCCTTGCACGCTATCGAACAAGGCAGCTGCGAGCTTCAACATTTTGACATCGTTGGTGACGGTTGGGATTTGCAAGAAAACACTCAGAGGCTGTTAGCCAATCTGAAAATAACCAGCGAGTTGGCCACGCCATGCAACACATTAAGCGGTGGGCAACTTGCCCTTTTACAGCTTCATCAACTGTTTACGTCAGACCACAACATACTGATTCTCGATGAGCCGTCAAATCACTTAGACAGTGACGGACGCAGCTGGTTGATAGAACAGTGCCAACAGTTTGAAGGCAAAATACTAATGGTTAGCCATGACCGAAGCCTGTTGAGACACATGGAAGGGATCTACCACCTCAACAGTTTGGGGTTACGTTTCTATAAAGGAAACTACGATGACTACTTCAAACAAATGTCGAATCAGGCCGATGCACTAGATAAACAGATTGCTCATCACCAATCAGAAAAGAGACGACTGGAGCGCCAAGCTCAAGCCAACAAAGAAAAAGCACAACAGCGAGAGGCGCAAGGAAACCGACTGCGAAAATCCGGCAGTCAGCCCAAGATCTTACTGGATGCGATGAAAGACAAAGCCGGACGAACACAAGCAGCGTCAGCCACGAATCAAAGTAACTTAAAGGAGCAAAATCTAGATAAGCTTCAATCTCTTAAAGAACAAAAAGAGCAACTGAAACCGCAGGCCTTGTATCTACAACAGAGTAATAGCAAGAAAAAGAACGCGCTATTAACTGTTGAAGATTGCCGACTTGAATATGGGTCTGGTACTGCTATCAATTTTTCTCTGTCACAAGGTGAACGCTGTTATCTAAGCGGCGCAAACGGCTGTGGTAAATCGACACTGTTAAAAGCGATTCACAACGAACACTCGCACTATACTGGTACTATCAAACGCTTAGGAGCTACGGTATACCTTGATCAACACTTTGGTTTGTTAGATACCCAGAACACTATGTTCGATAGCCTCATGACACATAGTGACGGGCTCACAGAAAGTGAAGCTCGGACATTGTTAGCAGGCATCGGCTTTAGGCGTGATTCTGTTTACCGCAAAGTCGCTCACCTGAGTGGTGGAGAGAAAATGAAGCTAGCGATGTTGATTGTCAGCCATAAGCAAGACTCCCCATTACTGCTGCTTGATGAGCCAGACAATCATTTAGATATCGACTCAAAGCAGATATTGGCGTCAGCTTTGCGTGAATACCAAGGGGCTTTTATCTTAGTCAGTCATGACTTGGATTTTGTTGAGGAGGTCAGCGTTAGCCATATGCGTATTCAGCTTTAA
- the thrS gene encoding threonine--tRNA ligase, producing MPIITLPDGSQRQFDNPVSTLDVALSIGPGLAKATIAGRVDGERVDACDLIENDASLEIITAKDEVDGLEIVRHSCAHLLGHAVKQLFPEAKMAIGPTIDNGFYYDIDLEHSLTQEDLEKIEKRMKELAKTKYQVVKKKVSWQEARDAFEARGETYKMEILDENVSKDDRPGLYHHEEYIDMCRGPHVPHMGFCQHFTLLNVAGAYWRGNSDNKMLQRIYGTAFHDKKALKAHLVRLEEAAKRDHRKIGKALDLFHMQQEAPGMVFWHHNGWTIFRELEVFVRQKLTEYDYQEVKGPLMMDRVLWERSGHWDKYAEAMFTTSSENREYAIKPMNCPGHVQIFNQGLKSYRDLPLRMAEFGSCHRNEPSGALHGIMRVRGFTQDDAHVFCTEDQVQQEVKACIEMVYDTYTTFGFENIVVKLSTRPEQRVGSDEMWDRAEADLKLALESMEIAYEIQEGEGAFYGPKIEFTLHDCLDRAWQCGTVQLDFALPERLGATYVGEDNERHTPVMIHRAILGSLERFIGILIEEYAGFFPTWLAPEQAVVMGITDKQSEYVQEITKKLQKSGFRVKADLRNEKIGFKIREHTLKRVPFMLVCGDQEMEAGEIAVRTRKGKDLGKFKVDDFISYIQAEVSSRKLNLEE from the coding sequence ATGCCAATTATTACTCTTCCTGACGGTAGTCAGCGTCAATTTGACAACCCTGTATCAACTCTAGATGTTGCCCTATCAATCGGTCCTGGTCTTGCGAAAGCAACCATTGCTGGTCGTGTAGACGGCGAGCGTGTTGATGCTTGTGATCTTATCGAAAACGATGCAAGCCTAGAAATCATCACAGCTAAAGATGAAGTTGATGGCCTTGAGATCGTTCGTCACTCTTGTGCTCACCTATTAGGCCACGCGGTTAAGCAGCTTTTCCCAGAAGCGAAAATGGCGATCGGTCCTACCATCGATAACGGTTTCTACTACGATATCGACCTTGAGCACTCTCTAACGCAAGAAGATCTAGAAAAGATCGAAAAGCGCATGAAAGAGCTAGCGAAGACCAAGTACCAGGTTGTTAAGAAGAAAGTTAGCTGGCAGGAAGCGCGTGATGCTTTCGAAGCTCGCGGCGAAACATACAAAATGGAAATCCTAGACGAGAACGTTTCTAAAGACGACCGTCCAGGCCTATACCACCATGAAGAATACATCGATATGTGTCGTGGTCCACACGTACCGCATATGGGTTTCTGTCAGCACTTCACACTACTAAACGTAGCGGGTGCTTACTGGCGTGGTAACAGTGACAACAAGATGCTTCAACGTATCTACGGTACTGCATTCCATGATAAAAAAGCGCTTAAAGCTCACCTAGTTCGTCTAGAAGAAGCGGCTAAGCGTGACCACCGTAAGATTGGTAAAGCATTGGACCTATTCCACATGCAGCAAGAAGCACCAGGCATGGTGTTCTGGCACCACAACGGTTGGACTATTTTCCGTGAACTAGAAGTGTTCGTACGTCAAAAACTGACTGAGTACGATTACCAAGAAGTAAAAGGCCCACTAATGATGGACCGTGTACTTTGGGAACGTTCTGGTCACTGGGACAAATACGCAGAAGCGATGTTCACAACGTCTTCAGAGAACCGTGAATACGCTATCAAGCCAATGAACTGCCCGGGTCACGTACAGATCTTCAACCAAGGTCTTAAATCATACCGTGATCTACCGCTACGTATGGCTGAGTTCGGCTCATGTCACCGTAACGAGCCGTCTGGCGCACTTCACGGCATCATGCGTGTTCGTGGCTTTACTCAAGATGACGCTCACGTATTCTGTACTGAAGACCAAGTTCAACAAGAAGTTAAAGCTTGTATTGAAATGGTTTACGACACTTACACAACTTTCGGTTTCGAAAATATCGTTGTTAAGCTGTCTACTCGTCCAGAGCAACGTGTAGGTTCTGACGAAATGTGGGACCGTGCTGAGGCTGACCTTAAGCTAGCACTAGAGTCAATGGAGATTGCATACGAGATTCAAGAAGGCGAAGGTGCGTTCTACGGACCTAAGATTGAATTTACTTTGCATGATTGTTTGGACCGTGCATGGCAATGTGGTACAGTGCAGCTCGATTTTGCATTACCAGAGCGTTTAGGTGCAACTTACGTAGGTGAAGATAACGAGCGTCACACGCCAGTTATGATCCACCGCGCGATTTTAGGTTCACTTGAGCGTTTCATCGGTATTCTTATTGAAGAATACGCTGGCTTCTTCCCAACGTGGTTGGCGCCAGAACAAGCAGTTGTAATGGGCATTACAGACAAACAGTCTGAATATGTACAAGAAATTACGAAAAAACTGCAAAAAAGTGGATTTAGAGTCAAAGCAGACTTGAGAAATGAGAAGATTGGCTTTAAAATTCGCGAACATACTTTGAAACGTGTACCGTTCATGCTTGTGTGTGGTGACCAAGAAATGGAAGCCGGCGAAATTGCAGTACGTACACGTAAAGGTAAAGACCTTGGCAAGTTTAAAGTGGATGACTTTATTTCATACATCCAAGCTGAGGTTTCAAGCCGTAAGCTCAATCTGGAGGAATAG
- the infC gene encoding translation initiation factor IF-3, with the protein MKGGRRGQQPAKQNQHRLNGDIRGVREVRLTGADGEAVGVVSIAEAMEAANEAGMDLVEISPNAEPPVCRVMDYGKFLFEKSKAAKEQKKKQKQVQIKEVKFRPGTDIGDYQVKLRNLTGFLEDGNKVKVTIRFRGREMAHQDIGVDVLNRLKADTEEFAVVESFPTRIEGRQMIMVLAPKKK; encoded by the coding sequence ATTAAAGGCGGAAGACGTGGCCAACAACCGGCCAAACAAAACCAGCACCGTTTAAACGGTGACATTCGTGGCGTTCGTGAAGTGCGTCTAACTGGCGCAGACGGCGAAGCTGTTGGTGTAGTATCAATCGCAGAAGCGATGGAAGCTGCAAATGAAGCTGGTATGGATCTAGTAGAGATCAGCCCTAACGCCGAGCCGCCAGTTTGTCGTGTGATGGACTACGGTAAGTTCCTCTTCGAGAAGAGCAAAGCTGCGAAAGAGCAGAAGAAAAAGCAAAAGCAGGTTCAGATTAAGGAAGTTAAATTCCGCCCTGGAACTGATATTGGAGACTATCAGGTAAAACTACGCAACCTGACTGGTTTCCTTGAAGACGGCAACAAAGTGAAGGTAACAATTCGCTTCCGTGGCCGCGAAATGGCTCACCAAGACATCGGTGTTGACGTTCTTAATCGTTTGAAAGCGGATACTGAAGAATTTGCAGTAGTCGAATCTTTCCCAACGAGAATTGAAGGTCGCCAGATGATCATGGTATTGGCCCCTAAAAAGAAGTAA
- a CDS encoding leucine-rich repeat-containing serine/threonine-protein kinase yields the protein MHTLEQLKSGQLKGIKRLKLSEGLTEFPLEILDLADSLEILDLSGNQLSDLPKELSQLTHLRIIFASNNLFTHLPDVLGSLPKLEMIGFKTNQIKTVSETSLPPQLRWLILTDNVIEVLPNSLGERPRLQKLALAGNQLRTLPESMEKLSNLELVRLSANQLTEFPEFLIKLPKLAWLAFAGNPFCKHPSSLDSVPAVSSQSYSLNQVLGQGASGVISHASWLNSDFDFPQEVAVKVFKGEVTSDGYPHDELEACLQAGHHNNLVKSIAQVEEQDYLALVMELIPSSYYNLGLPPTLETCTRDTFPEGFQLSISQIDNIVTQMIDVFNHLHDNKVCHGDLYAHNTLVNEKGQMIFGDFGAATIYGYLTEEQQQGIRRIEARALKYFIDDLLTVCAKQDVESELHSHLTNFEA from the coding sequence TTGCATACTCTAGAACAATTAAAATCAGGGCAACTTAAAGGTATTAAGCGCTTAAAGCTATCAGAAGGTCTCACTGAATTTCCATTAGAAATCTTGGATCTCGCCGATTCACTAGAGATTCTCGATCTTTCGGGAAACCAGCTATCAGACTTACCTAAAGAGTTATCACAGCTTACTCACCTGCGTATTATCTTTGCGTCTAATAACCTATTCACGCACCTTCCTGACGTTCTTGGGTCACTTCCTAAGCTTGAAATGATCGGTTTCAAGACTAACCAAATCAAAACCGTAAGCGAAACGTCTCTGCCACCTCAATTGCGCTGGTTGATTCTGACCGACAACGTCATCGAAGTTCTACCGAACTCACTGGGTGAAAGACCACGACTGCAAAAGCTAGCACTCGCAGGCAACCAGCTTCGCACTTTACCTGAGAGTATGGAAAAGCTATCCAACCTCGAACTGGTCCGCTTGTCTGCAAACCAACTGACTGAATTCCCAGAGTTCCTTATCAAGCTACCAAAACTGGCTTGGCTAGCGTTTGCGGGTAACCCGTTTTGCAAACACCCTAGCAGCTTAGATAGCGTTCCTGCGGTTAGCTCTCAAAGCTACTCGCTGAATCAAGTACTTGGCCAAGGCGCATCTGGCGTGATCTCTCACGCAAGCTGGCTAAACAGCGACTTTGATTTCCCACAGGAAGTGGCGGTTAAAGTGTTTAAAGGCGAAGTCACCAGTGACGGCTACCCACACGATGAACTGGAAGCGTGCCTTCAAGCTGGTCACCACAACAATTTGGTAAAGTCTATCGCCCAAGTAGAGGAACAAGATTACCTAGCTTTGGTGATGGAACTCATTCCAAGCAGCTACTACAACCTAGGGCTACCACCAACACTCGAGACTTGCACGCGTGATACTTTCCCAGAAGGTTTCCAGCTTTCGATCTCGCAAATAGACAACATCGTGACTCAGATGATCGATGTATTTAATCACCTGCATGACAACAAGGTTTGTCACGGTGATTTGTACGCGCACAACACCCTAGTCAATGAGAAAGGCCAAATGATCTTTGGTGATTTCGGAGCGGCGACCATCTACGGTTACCTAACTGAAGAGCAGCAACAAGGCATTCGACGCATCGAGGCTCGCGCTCTCAAGTACTTTATTGATGACCTACTAACGGTTTGTGCCAAGCAAGATGTTGAAAGTGAACTGCACTCACACCTAACAAACTTTGAAGCGTAA
- a CDS encoding TetR/AcrR family transcriptional regulator — translation MITKRQKILDAALLLFSQQGLEGTSTGQIAKTAGVAKATLFHHFENKSLLIDELFRELKVELFSTLAQHTEIAEQNRYQAFKFMWMTGIEWALENPIAMKFFTNVHFDPTTQTREVIVSQMFASLDDIILKGQQAEELMVLDINLVRHFIHSHFLICANWLVDQQEPQTEQSEKYINDSFDMCWRAIGGQAQPSC, via the coding sequence ATGATTACAAAAAGGCAAAAAATCCTAGATGCTGCGCTCCTACTCTTTTCCCAACAAGGGTTAGAGGGCACATCTACAGGGCAAATAGCGAAGACCGCTGGTGTAGCAAAAGCGACACTGTTTCATCACTTTGAGAACAAATCTCTACTGATTGATGAACTGTTTCGTGAACTTAAAGTAGAGCTATTTTCTACTCTGGCTCAACACACAGAAATCGCTGAACAAAATCGCTATCAAGCCTTTAAATTCATGTGGATGACCGGAATTGAGTGGGCGTTAGAAAACCCAATCGCCATGAAATTCTTCACCAATGTGCACTTTGACCCAACGACTCAAACTCGTGAAGTCATTGTTTCGCAGATGTTTGCGTCACTCGATGACATCATTTTGAAAGGACAGCAAGCCGAAGAATTGATGGTGCTAGACATTAATCTCGTTAGACACTTCATCCATAGCCACTTTTTGATCTGTGCGAACTGGCTTGTTGATCAACAAGAGCCGCAGACAGAGCAGTCAGAAAAGTATATCAACGACAGTTTTGATATGTGCTGGCGTGCCATTGGTGGTCAAGCGCAGCCGTCCTGTTAG
- a CDS encoding class I SAM-dependent methyltransferase has protein sequence MSEMYTTYAKQYDSAARDNIYNALLERPSTIALLDDVKGLDIVDLGCGSGIYAQWFIDQGANKVTCTDLSQDMVDLVNGKQIPNVTAYAQDAALGLPKETDNSADVIVCPLVLHYIEDLKPVFDDVYRVLKPGGYIVFSTHHPFADFECTLSGNYFEREFIQEEWNTVGTPVQVSFYRRSLTELCQAVSQSGLLISQITEGTIDEKAKAISEETYERLSKNVNFIFMRCEKVSA, from the coding sequence ATGTCCGAAATGTACACCACCTACGCAAAGCAATACGACTCTGCTGCTCGCGATAATATTTATAATGCCCTACTAGAACGCCCATCAACCATAGCCTTACTAGACGATGTTAAAGGGCTCGATATTGTCGACCTTGGTTGCGGTTCAGGTATATACGCACAATGGTTTATCGACCAAGGTGCCAACAAAGTCACCTGTACCGACCTATCTCAAGATATGGTTGACCTAGTGAACGGAAAACAAATCCCCAATGTGACCGCATACGCGCAAGATGCTGCTCTTGGTTTACCTAAAGAAACAGACAACAGCGCTGATGTCATCGTGTGCCCATTGGTACTGCATTACATAGAAGATCTAAAGCCTGTCTTTGATGACGTTTATCGCGTTTTGAAACCGGGCGGCTACATCGTGTTTTCCACTCATCACCCATTTGCGGATTTCGAGTGCACCCTCTCAGGTAACTACTTTGAGCGCGAATTCATTCAAGAAGAGTGGAACACGGTTGGAACACCCGTTCAGGTAAGCTTCTACCGCCGTTCATTAACGGAGCTTTGCCAAGCTGTCAGCCAATCTGGCTTGCTGATTTCACAAATCACTGAAGGCACAATCGACGAGAAAGCCAAAGCCATCTCTGAAGAAACGTACGAACGCCTATCAAAAAACGTTAACTTCATCTTTATGCGTTGCGAGAAAGTTTCAGCCTAA
- the rplT gene encoding 50S ribosomal protein L20 yields MPRVKRGVQARARHKKVLKQAKGYYGARSRVYRVAFQAVTKAGQYAYRDRRNKKRQFRQLWIARINAASRQNGLSYSRFINGLKKASIEIDRKILADIAVFDKAAFAVLVEKAKASL; encoded by the coding sequence ATGCCTCGCGTAAAACGTGGTGTACAAGCTCGTGCACGTCATAAGAAAGTTCTAAAACAAGCTAAAGGTTACTACGGTGCACGTTCACGTGTTTACCGCGTAGCTTTCCAAGCAGTTACCAAAGCTGGTCAATACGCTTACCGTGACCGTCGTAACAAGAAACGTCAATTCCGTCAACTTTGGATTGCACGTATCAACGCGGCATCTCGTCAAAATGGTCTATCTTACAGCCGTTTCATCAACGGTCTTAAGAAAGCATCTATCGAGATCGATCGTAAGATTCTTGCTGACATCGCAGTATTCGACAAAGCAGCATTCGCTGTTCTAGTTGAAAAAGCGAAAGCATCTCTATAA
- the rpmI gene encoding 50S ribosomal protein L35, producing the protein MPKMKTNKGAAKRFQKTAGGIKFKHAGKRHILTKRTTKNKRQLRPNSILPKCEVAQVLRMMPYA; encoded by the coding sequence ATGCCTAAGATGAAAACCAACAAAGGTGCTGCTAAGCGTTTCCAGAAAACTGCTGGTGGTATTAAGTTTAAGCACGCTGGTAAACGTCACATCCTGACTAAGCGTACTACTAAGAACAAGCGTCAGCTACGTCCGAACTCGATCCTTCCTAAGTGTGAAGTTGCTCAAGTTCTACGTATGATGCCATACGCTTAA
- a CDS encoding coniferyl aldehyde dehydrogenase, protein MSHNLDLEPNTSSTNDMDQIFNRQQDHYRNNVNPKLEQRRNDLSVLKKLLMRYQEQLIEAVSEDYGHRAKHDSLIADITPSLHQINYSDKNLKKWLKPSRRKAGLMLTPAKITVHYQPVGVVGIIVPWNFPVMLSLGPLITALAAGNTAMLKMSEFTPATNRVLKTMLAEGFSEKQVAIIEGEADVSAKFSQLPFDHILFTGSTSVGKHVMKAAAANLTPVTLELGGKSPTIIAPDFDVADAVERILFAKSLNAGQICVAPDYILLPREKVDAFITAYKRYFKKLYKAGIESKDLTSVVNMRQYNRLKGVVEDAKSKGAVIHTVTEQAQDDVNHRMTPHLLTEVNDDMVAMQEELFGPVLPIVPYDSIDEAISYITTRERPLALYLMSHDKKTQDRFLSDTHSGGVCINDSLVHVAAEDAPFGGIGPSGMGHYHGIEGFKAFSHAKTVLTRGKINFTKLMHPPYNNPIKKMMFKVLNR, encoded by the coding sequence ATGAGCCATAATCTAGACCTTGAACCAAACACGTCGAGCACCAACGACATGGATCAAATATTCAACCGACAGCAAGATCACTACCGTAACAACGTTAATCCAAAGCTTGAGCAGAGACGAAATGATCTCTCAGTCTTGAAAAAACTATTAATGCGCTACCAAGAGCAGTTAATTGAAGCGGTATCAGAAGATTATGGCCATCGAGCAAAACACGACAGCTTAATTGCTGACATCACCCCCTCCCTACACCAAATTAATTACAGTGATAAAAATCTTAAGAAGTGGTTGAAGCCTTCACGTCGTAAAGCCGGCTTGATGCTAACACCAGCCAAGATTACTGTGCATTATCAGCCAGTAGGTGTAGTTGGCATCATCGTGCCTTGGAACTTCCCAGTGATGCTCTCTTTGGGGCCTCTCATCACAGCATTGGCAGCAGGTAACACAGCAATGCTCAAGATGTCTGAGTTTACTCCTGCAACCAACCGTGTTTTGAAAACGATGTTGGCCGAAGGTTTCAGTGAAAAACAAGTGGCGATCATCGAAGGTGAAGCCGACGTTTCTGCTAAGTTCAGCCAGCTGCCGTTCGACCATATCCTTTTCACAGGCTCAACCTCTGTTGGTAAGCACGTAATGAAAGCCGCAGCTGCTAACCTAACGCCAGTGACACTAGAACTTGGCGGTAAGTCTCCAACCATCATCGCACCAGATTTCGATGTCGCAGACGCGGTTGAACGTATCCTGTTTGCCAAGAGCTTAAACGCAGGTCAAATCTGTGTCGCACCGGATTACATCTTATTGCCACGAGAGAAGGTCGATGCATTTATCACCGCTTACAAGCGCTACTTCAAAAAGCTCTATAAAGCAGGAATTGAGAGCAAAGACTTGACCTCAGTGGTTAACATGCGCCAGTACAATCGATTAAAAGGGGTAGTTGAAGATGCGAAGTCAAAAGGTGCCGTGATACATACCGTTACCGAGCAGGCACAAGACGACGTGAACCACAGAATGACACCGCACCTTCTCACCGAAGTGAATGATGACATGGTGGCAATGCAAGAAGAGTTGTTTGGCCCTGTGCTTCCTATCGTGCCTTATGATTCGATTGACGAGGCAATAAGCTACATCACAACAAGAGAACGTCCACTTGCCTTGTATCTAATGAGTCACGACAAGAAAACCCAAGACCGATTCCTATCGGATACACACTCTGGCGGCGTTTGTATCAATGACTCTTTGGTGCATGTGGCAGCGGAAGATGCGCCGTTTGGTGGTATTGGCCCTTCAGGCATGGGACACTACCACGGCATTGAAGGCTTCAAGGCCTTTAGCCATGCAAAAACCGTGTTGACTCGAGGCAAGATCAACTTCACTAAGTTGATGCACCCTCCATACAACAACCCAATCAAGAAAATGATGTTCAAAGTACTGAATCGATGA